A window from Populus trichocarpa isolate Nisqually-1 chromosome 3, P.trichocarpa_v4.1, whole genome shotgun sequence encodes these proteins:
- the LOC7479196 gene encoding dynein light chain 1, cytoplasmic, whose translation MERPQSETGRRRRMEKNKERVQFLPPGRMLPVPPMVGPPAAATNEVRLAAIAVELNIRLRSADMPGAMQEHAFRFSRALLDANNLESKNPNPTHIAMSLKKEFDAMYGIAWHCIVGKSYGSFVTHSSGGFVYFSVDNLSFLFKTEVQPVKRPPPLRKLEA comes from the exons ATGGAGAGACCACAGTCAGAGACtggaaggaggaggagaatgGAAAAGAATAAGGAAAGGGTGCAGTTCCTACCTCCTGGGCGTATGTTACCGGTGCCTCCCATGGTGGggccaccagcagcagcaaccaATGAAGTGAGGCTAGCAGCAATAGCTGTCGAGTTGAACATACGGCTGAGATCAGCAGACATGCCTGGTGCAATGCAAGAGCATGCATTTAGGTTCAGTAGAGCACTCCTTGATGCTAATAATCTCGAGAGCAAGAATCCCAATCCTACTCATATCGCCATGAGTCTCAAGAAG gagTTTGATGCAATGTATGGCATCGCATGGCACTGCATTGTTGGCAAGAGTTATGGGTCATTTGTAACTCACTCAAGTGGtggatttgtttatttttccgtGGACAACCTCTCCTTTCTTTTCAAGACCGAGGTCCAACCAGTGAAGAGGCCACCTCCATTGCGCAAGCTCGAGGCATAA